The Vibrio aphrogenes genomic interval CTGTCTTTTGGGTGCCAGAAGAGGCTTGTTCTTCTGCCGAGCTGGAGCCAACACGCAAAAAACAACTTTCACATCGCGGTAAAGCGTTACAAAAACTGTTCGCTGCACTCTCTGATTCCCCTCAATTTATTGCTTAAGGCTTGCTTGTGTTAACGCCTCCACCACTGAGTTTATACGTCCATATTCCATGGTGCGTACAAAAATGCCCTTATTGTGATTTCAACTCTCACGCTCAAAAAGGCGAGATCCCTGAAACGCAATATATCGATGCTTTACTCGATGATCTCAAAACGGATATCGAAAAATATCAACTTGAGCAAACCCCTCGCTTATTGCATTCGATCTTCATTGGTGGCGGTACACCTAGCCTGATATCGCCACAAGAAATTGGCCGTTTATTACGAGGAATTGAAGCGTTACTGCCTTTTGAAGATCACATTGAAATCACCATGGAAGCGAACCCAGGCACCATTGAAGCGGAGCGTTTTGCTCAATTTCAAACTCAAGGGGTAAATCGAATTTCGATTGGTGTGCAAAGCTTTGAACAAGAAAAACTTCAAGCATTAGGCCGTATTCATGGTCCGCAAGAGGCAATCAATGCCGCACATCTGGCTCACCAAATCGGCTTAAACAGCTTCAATTTGGATTTAATGCATGGCTTACCGAATCAAACTCAAGGGCAAGCTTTAGCCGACTTAGAGCAAGCGATTGAGCTGAACCCTTATCACTTATCTTGGTATCAACTCACGATTGAACCTAACACCTTGTTTTACTCAAAACCGCCAGTGTTACCCGATGACGATGATTTGTGGGATATTTTCGAGCAAGGCCACCAACGTTTAACCGAAGCAGGCTATGTGCAGTATGAAATCTCAGGTTACAGTAAGCCAGGTTACCAATGTCGTCATAACTTGAACTATTGGCATTTTGGGGACTATTTAGGGATTGGTTGTGGCTCACACGGCAAACTCAGCTTTGCTGATGGGCGAATCGTCCGCACCACCAAAATAAAACACCCTAAAGGCTATCTCGCTGCCTATCAAAATTTAGTAAAACCTTATTTAGACAGCGAACAACAAGTCGAATTAGACGACCGAGCCTTTGAGTTTTTTATGAATCGCTTTCGCTTAATTGAAGCGTGCCCTAAAGCCGAATTTATTCAACGCACCGGTCTGACTCTTGAATCCATTGCCCAGCCGATTGCCCAAGCGATCACGCAAGGCTTTATCCATGACACTGAGGCTTGTTGGCAAGTAACACAAAAAGGAAAGTTATTCTTTAACGATCTGATTGAATTATTTGTCGACGATGAGTAAGCAGGGGCGCTGACTCCTTGCAGAAAAACATCGTTATAGCAATCACGCTAATTAGGTCAATCACCCTAATTAAATGGTCAGATAATGAGTACGCTTGGTGTTATCGTAGCTCGCGACTCGCTCAAGTCACGAGCTACGCCTCATCAGAAAAGCGCCATTAGAAAATTGAGCGCCCTAACTCCGTTGAAAGCAATTCTAGTGCAGCGGTTCCAGCTAGAGAGTTACCAGATTTATCTAACTCTGGTGACCAAACTGCGATCGTCATTTCTCCCGGAATAACCGCAATAATGCCGCCGCCGACACCCGATTTACCCGGCATCCCAACGCGAAATGCAAACTCACCCGCCCCATCATATAAACCACAAGTGGCTAATAACGCATTCAAGCGCTTAGTTTGATTTGGTGCGATGATTTGTTTCTTGGTGTGCACCGACTGGCCTTTGTTCGCTAAATAGCTAAAGGTTTTCGCCAGATCCACACAACTCATTTTTAATGAACAGGCATGAAAATAGTTATTTAAAACCGGGATCACTTCATTTTCAAAATTCCCAAATGAGCGCATCAGATAAGCAATCGCCGCATTACGATCACTGTGCAACATTTCTGAGGCCGCAACCACTTTGTCATACACGATATGAGTATCACCGGATAACTGACGGGCAAATTCCAATAAACGCTGCCTTGGCGCAGACAGACGCGTTTGCAGCATATCAGCCACAACAATAGCACCGGCATTAATAAACGGATTACGAGGGATCCCCTGCTCAACTTCAAGCTGGATCATCGAATTAAATGCTTGTCCTGAAGGTTCTTTCCCTACACGACGCCAAATTTCTTCAGGCTGATAAATTTGCATCGCCAGAGTTAAACTCAACACTTTCGAAATCGATTGAATCGAAAATTCCTCATCCGCATCCCCTGCTTTAATGACTTCACCTTCATTGGTATAAATCGCCATTGCCAGCTTATCGTTAGGGACATTCGCCAAAGCCGGAATATAATTCGCAACTTTTCCCTTACCGATTAAAGGGCGAACGTGTTCAAGAATATCGGTGAGTAATTCTTTGGATGGTTGACACATAACAACTCCAACTTCAATGTTAGGACAAGTGACAAAGGACAAAAAAGCCAGTGACCTTAGTGACTGGCTTTAAATAGGCACGGATAAAATCGACTTTAATTAGGCATTACGGCGGAATTTAATATCCCAGACACCATGGCCTAAACGATGCCCACGAGCTTCAAACTTCGTCAGAGGACGTTCATCAGGACGAGGAATGTAATCACCATCCGTCGCAATATTCTCAAAACCTGGAGCCGCATTCATCACTTCAACCATGTGTTCAGCATAATTTTCCCAATCGGTTGCCATGTGGAAAATGCCTTCATTCAAAATCAGTTTTTGACGCACCATTTCAGCAAAACCCAGTTGCACAATACGACGCTTATGATGGCGTTTTTTATGCCATGGGTCAGGGAAGAACAACTGTAATGTGGTCAAACTGCTGTCTGGGATCATGTGCTCAAACACTTCAACCGCATCATGACACATCACACGTAAATTCGTAACTCCGGCTTCTTGCGCTGCCGCTAAGCAGGCACCAACACCAGGGCTGTGCACTTCAATACCAATAAAGTTTTTCTCAGGTGCATTTTTTGCCATTTCGACCAATGATGCACCCATACCGAAGCCAATTTCAAGCACAACCGGATGGTCATTACCAAACACTTGTTGCCAATCAAGACGCTGTTGAACAAAGTCAATACCCATAGTTGGCCAGCATTCTTCAATCGCTTTTTCTTGACCTTTGGTTAAGCGCCCTTCACGGCGAACAAAACTACGAATTCTTCGTACAATTTTGCCTTCTTCATTCACTTCGTTTGTTGTTACTTCTGTCATTTTTTTGCCTGAAGGTTATGCCAAGTCTCATGATTGGCGAGTTCTAAAAATAGGGTGAGAATTATCCAAAGATACCGTCAAGGTGCAAGCTTTATCCGTAAAAATTTATGAATCTCACTCAAAAGTCCACTTAATTTACATGGTTTACTTAAAACCTAAGCTATGGTGCAATTCGCGCTTCATTATTATTCAAATAAAGAGCAAATCGTGAGTGCATTTTCTGATGCTATTTTAGCATGGTATGACAACTTCGGCCGTAAAACCTTACCTTGGCAACAAAACAAGACCGCTTATACCGTTTGGCTGTCAGAAATTATGTTGCAACAAACTCAAGTTACGACCGTGATCCCCTACTTTGAACGTTTTTTGCAGCGCTTTCCTAGCGTGACCGATTTAGCTCATGCTCATCAAGATGAAGTGCTGCATCTATGGACAGGTCTTGGCTATTACGCCCGAGCACGCAACTTACACAAAGCCGCACAAATTGTTGAGCAGCAATATCAAGGCGAGTTTCCAACCGATATTGAACAATTAAACGCGCTTCCTGGTATCGGGCGCTCAACCGCAGCGGCCATTTTATCTTCTGTCTATAAACAGCCTCATGCCATCTTAGACGGGAATGTCAAAAGAACCCTAGCTCGTAACTTTGCTATTGAAGGCTGGCCGGGGCAAAAAGCCGTCGAAAATCAATTATGGCAAATTGCAGAGCAACACACCCCCTCTGTTGACGTTGATAAGTACAATCAAGCGATGATGGATATGGGCGCTTTAGTCTGTACTCGCAGCCGTCCTAAGTGCGATTTATGCCCAGTTGAAGCCCAATGCCAAGCTAAAGCACAACAACGTCAATTAGACTTTCCTGGTAAAAAGCCGAAGAAAGACAAACCGACCAAACAAACTTGGTTTGTGATGCTTTATCACGACCATCAGGTCTGGTTAGAACAGCGCCCTCAAAGTGGCATTTGGGGAGGGTTATTCTGCTTTCCACAACATGAAGATCAGCACATTGATGCTTTATTAGATAAGCGTGGATTCCATGCTAACATCATTGATGAAACTCGAATCTTAACCGCTTTTCGTCATACTTTTAGCCATTATCATCTCGAGATCACGCCAATCTTAGTAAAATTGAAACAACTACCCTGTTTGGTGATGGAAGCCCAACAAGGTCTTTGGTATAACTTAGAACAACCAAAAGAAGTTGGACTTGCTGCGCCAGTAAAACAATTGCTGCACAGCTTGCCTTATGAACTTAACGATTAACCATTCATGTAAGGAGCTCTCATGAGCCGTACTGTAAATTGTGTTTTCTTAAACAAAGAAGCCGAAGGTCTGGATTTCCAGCTTTATCCTGGTGACTTAGGAAAGCGTATTTTTGACAACATCAGTAAAGAAGCGTGGGGCCAATGGCAACATAAACAAACCATGCTGATCAATGAAAAAAAACTCAACATGATGGACCCAGAACATCGCAAACTTTTAGAAACTGAAATGGTTAACTTCTTATTTGAAGGTAAAGACATCATTATCGATGGCTATACACCACCAAGTGAATAACTGGTTATAAACAATAAGTTCGGTATAATTCCTAACCATTGTCGCACAGGCATTGAGGTTTTTGGTTTGTATGTTGTGCAAACTAAATACAAATCAATGCCTGTTTTGTTTTTAGAAAAGCCTATTGATTGCACCACTTTATACCACTCACACTCATGAGATGATCCGATAATGAGTATGCGTGGTATTAGGTTCAATATGAGCGCTTTTCAGTGCCTGACGTAATTGCTATCAAATGAAAAAGAATAACTGGCTCTTAATCGTGTTGTGTTTCTCCTTAACGGGATGCAGTCGAGAATTTATCGAAAGCATTTATGATGTTGACTACACTCCCACCAACCGTTTTGCAAAAAACCTCGCTCCACTCCCAGGTCAATTTGCTAAAGATACCGCGGCCTTAGATAACTTAATGAATCAGTTTTCAGGACAAGTGGCCAACAAGTGGGGACAAGACAACATCAAGATGGCAGGGGCTAAAACTTACGTCAAATATACCGATGGCTATTTAAACCGTGCTGATATCGATTTTGATAACGGCACAGTCACGATAGAAACCATTGCCAGCACTGAGCCTAAAGCCCACCTCAAACATGCGATAGTGACGACCCTATTGACTCCCAATAACCCAGCTAATGTGGATTTATTTTCGTCAAAAGAAATTGCGATGGGAGGAAAACCATTTTTATCCGATCAGGTGGTCGATCAAAATGGTCAGTCTATTCAATGGTCATGGCGCGCCAATCAATTTGCAGATTACTTAATCAAAAACAAACTACAAACTCGTACCATCGATTTTAAAACCTCGTACTTTGTCACCATTCCTATGGTAAAAAACCATGATAAATTACGCAGTTACCAGTACGCCAGTATCGTACGTAAAGCCTCAAAACAATACGGCATTCCAGAAGATCTTATTTACGCCATCATAAAAACCGAAAGCAGTTTTAACCCTTATGCCGTCAGTTGGGCAAATGCTTATGGTTTAATGCAAGTGGTACCTAAAACCGCCGGACATGATGTTTTTAACTTAGTGAAAGGCCGTTCAGGCATGCCTACCCCGAAGTACCTCTATAATCCGGAGAACAATATTGATACCGGTGTCGCCTACTTCTACTTACTCAAAACTCGTTATTTGAAAGGGATCCAAAATAGTACGTCCTTACAGTACAGCATGATCTCCGCTTACAATGGCGGCTCGGGAGGGGTTTTTAATACTTTTGGTGGCGGCAAAACTTCAGCCATTAACGATATTAATCAATTACAGCCGAATCAAGTGTACTGGGCATTAACTAAAAAGCACCCCAATGCGGAATCTCGTCGCTATTTAGAAAAAGTCACCGCTTATAAAAAAGAGTTTCATAACATGAGGTAATATTAAAAAAACCACAACAAAATGTTAAACAACACTGCAAAACCAATAAATCTGTTCAAATAGGCAGCAAACAAACATTTTTTTTAAGTTTTTTGCAAAAACAGGTTGACGGTAGACACGAAAATCCGTTTAATAGCGCTCCGTTGCCCGGATAGCTCAGTCGGTAGAGCAGAGGATTGAAAATCCTCGTGTCGGTGGTTCGATTCCGCCTCCGGGCACCACAATTTAAATTGTTGGTGTTATGCAATAACATGGACAAGCAATAAATACAGTGTGCCGACTTAGCTCAGTAGGTAGAGCAACTGACTTGTAATCAGTAGGTCACCAGTTCGATTCCGGTAGTCGGCACCATTTATTGCCTCGATAGCTCAGTCGGTAGAGCAGAGGATTGAAAATCCTCGTGTCGGTGGTTCGATTCCGCCTCGAGGCACCATTATTTATTTAACGACTGAAAACAAAATTGGTTTTAGTGTTAAAAGAATAATTCCCCCTTAGTTCAGTTGGTAGAACGGCGGACTGTTAATCCGTATGTCGCAGGTTCGAGTCCCGCAGGGGGAGCCACTTTAAGAAAGCCTCATCATTTGATGAGGCTTTTTTTATACTTATCATTTCCATTTCATTCTTCCCTTTAAGCCACCATTATCATTACGCTCGCTCATTGGCAGCCAGACTCCCCTCTTCCTTTTTGCTCTCAACCAGATTGCGTTATCCAAGATCTTATACCAATGAACCCACTACCTATTCATCTTTACTTAACCTCAACTCAATCAGAATGCAAAAAATACGAATAATCGGCACTTTTTTTCATACTGATGGTAAATATTTTTCAGTGATCTCGCTCAAACTACATAATATCGCGCTTATTATTGCTCAAGGTTCCTAATTAAAACGTATGGCTAGGTGCTAATTTCACTCTGAACTGCCATTAAAACTGAGCTTTTTTTGAACTTAAGTGTGAATAAATATACAAACGCGACTAGAAAACGTCCAAACAGATATTTTTTTATATTTTAGTGTTGACGTTACTCACGAAAAACCGTTTAATACACCTCGTCGCCCGGATAGCTCAGTCGGTAGAGCAGAGGATTGAAAATCCTCGTGTCGGTGGTTCGATTCCGCCTCCGGGCACCACTATTTATAGTTTGGTGTCTAACGTTAACAAGACGTCAAATAAAAAATACAGTGTGCCGACTTAGCTCAGTAGGTAGAGCAACTGACTTGTAATCAGTAGGTCACCAGTTCGATTCCGGTAGTCGGCACCATTTTTCTAATTGAAAAGATTAGAAATAAAAAAAGAATAATTCCCCCTTAGTTCAGTTGGTAGAACGGCGGACTGTTAATCCGTATGTCGCAGGTTCGAGTCCCGCAGGGGGAGCCACTTTAAAGTTGTTTGAAATATCAAATAACTAACAGTGCCGACTTAGCTCAGTAGGTAGAGCAACTGACTTGTAATCAGTAGGTCACCAGTTCGATTCCGGTAGTCGGCACCATTATCTCTAATTGAGAAGATTAGAAATAAAAAAAGAATAATTCCCCCTTAGTTCAGTTGGTAGAACGGCGGACTGTTAATCCGTATGTCGCAGGTTCGAGTCCCGCAGGGGGAGCCACTTTAAAAAAGCCTCATCATTTGATGAGGCTTTTTTATGGTTCATCGCGGCTTTCCGGGGAAAGCCGCTTTTATCTTTAAGAAGAAGTAATCGGTATCTCGATAACCATATCCCATCCGCTTGATTAACTTTATCTTGTTGTTTATCCCTTCAAGGGTGCACGTATTCAACGGATAACTTCCTGAGGCGATAATTCCATGAAGGTAGGGACGGAGCTTTCGAGCAAATTCTTTTAACGGCTTAATTCCGCTATCATTCACTTGCTCCCACCACACCTTCCATAAGTTTTTCACCTGAAGTTCTGACTCACAGCGCCAGAGTTCCTTTAATTGTGCTCCCAGCACATAGGTTGTCATCAAGTCCTTATTTATTTCCAATATTTCAGTGAGATAGCTATCTTGTTGTGTATTTAAATTATCTCTATTTTTCAATAATACCCAACGTGAGCGCTTAACCCATTGTCTTGCTTTTTTATCGTGCTTTAGCTTATTGGCTTGATCAACTCTGACTCTATCCATGACCTCACGACCGAACTTAGCCACAACATGGAACAAGTCATAAACGATATGTGCATTTGGGCAATGCTCTTGGACTTCAAGATCAAAAGCAGTATTCATATCCATTGCTACCGCCTCGATATTTTTACCATGTTCACCTAGCTGCTTGAAAAATGGTCGAATATCCTTACGGCTACGACCTAGCCCTACCCAGATAACCTGATGACTCTTTGCATCAGCAATGACAGTGGCATAACGATGCCCCTTAAAAATGGCGAACTCGTCCATGACGAGCTGCCTTAGTTCGCCCCATTTTACCTGCGGTACAACGTGTTGAAGTCGACGCTTATCTATTTCTTTAATTGTGTGCCAATGAACACCCGTTATTTGGGCGATGTGCTTTATGGGTAAAAGAGGCAGCAACTGCTCGATATAGCTTCTCAAGCGATTAGTGAGGCGAGCATAAGGCTCTAACCAAGATAACTGTTCTGTTTTAATGCCACAATGACGGCACTTAACTCGTCGAGTTTGAACAAGCAACTCAACGGGTAGACCAAGCAGCGTTGCTTCTTTCACGTTACGCCATTGGTACTCATGTATTGATTGAGCATGAAGTCCACAAGGACATTTAGCGATAGAACTAGGTTTCAGGGTAAGTGTAATAAGTGATTCAGTCTGATGAGACTTTACTATATGAAAGCCTTCCCAGAACGATGATAGAAAAGTATGATTCGGCATGAAAACGGTAGTTTGTGTAAGGTTGTGTTTGGCGATGTAACCTTATCACTTACTACCGTTTTTGTTTTAAGTTCCCGCTAATCCGCGATGAACCTTTTTTATTGCCTATGATTTGCTAAAACCCATTTATATCAATCGTATTTACTATTTAATTATTGTGATTGGCATAAAAAAAGAGTGATGAATCTCTCCACCACTCTGTTACTGGGTATTAGGTGAAAGAGCATTCGCTGAAGAATCCTCTCCACCGAATTTCATCAACCTAATCTAAGCCACCAATACATACGTATTTCGTTTCTAGATACTCTTCCAACCCTTCTTTTGCTCCTTCACGGCCATTGCCTGATTGTTTGACCCCACCAAACGGCGCAACTTCCGTGGAGATAATACCTTCATTAATCCCAACCATGCCATATTCCAAGTTATGTGCGACCCGCCAAATGCGATTCATATTTTGGCTATAAAAATAGGCTGCCAATCCGTAAATGGTGTCATTGGCCATCTCTATCATCTTCTCTTCTTCAGAAAAACGAATAATAGGTAAAACTGGGCCAAAGATTTCACCTTGCACTAAAGGCCTATCATGTTCTACATCAACCAAAACCGTTGGCGCTACAAACTGACCATCTAAACATTGTTCTCGGTTGACTTGCTTCGCACCACGACCTTTCGCTTCTTCAATCAACTCGACAATCCGCTGTTTTGATTCTTGCGTGATCACAGGTCCAATATCAGTTTCTGCATCTAAGCCATTACCCACTTTCAATTGATCGACCGCTGCCACCAGCTTAGTGACAAACTCATCGTAAACCCCATCTTGAACATAAAAACGATTAGAGCAGACACACGTTTGCCCTGCGTTACGGAACTTGCTGGCAATGGCCCCTTTAACCGCACTGTCAATATCAGCATCATCAAACACGATAAAAGGCGCATTGCCTCCAAGCTCCATAGAGGTGCGCTTAATGGTTGAGGCACATTGCATTTGTAATTTACGCCCTACTAAGGTTGAGCCGGTAAAAGAAAATTTACGTACCGATGGATGGTAAGTAAATGCTTCCCCGACTTCATGCGCACTTTGGCCGATAACCATGCGTAAAACGTTTTTAGGAATGCCGGCTTGGAAAGCTAACTCAGTCACAGCAAAGGCGCTTAACGGGGTTAATTCAGATGGTTTACAGATAAAACTACAGCCCGCAGCAAGAGCAGGAGCGGCTTTTCGGGTGATCATAGCAAAAGGGAAGTTCCAAGGTGTGATAGCTGCTGCGACTCCGATTGGCTGCTTAACGGTAAGGAGTGTTTTATCATTACTTGGTGAAGGAATCGTATTACCATAAGCTCGGCGACCTTCTTCGGCAAACCATTCAATAAATGAAGCGCCATAACGAACTTCTGCCAGCGCTTCTTTCAAAGGCTTCCCTCCTTCCAAGGTGATAATCATGGCGAGGTCATCTTCATTTTCAATAATCAATTGATGCCATTTTTTCAGCAACTTACAACGCTCAGCCGCTGAACGCTTTTGCCATTGCTTTTGGCCTAGCTCCATCTCAATGATGTCTTGTTCCACTTTGGCTTGGCAAGACATCGGAACGGTCGCTAATAAGCTATTATCAAATGGATTGAATACTGGCAGCCCTTTACCCTCGATAAGTGTTGAGGCGAGTAATGTTTTATTTTTTATTTGCTTCATATTCATCTCTTTTCTTATGTTATTTATTCTCAGTTTAGCTTATGGACTCCACTGAGTGTTTTTATAATGCGCTTCAAAATCAGGAAAATCCATCATTTGAATATCACGCACCTCCTATGTTATTCGCTATAAAAAAGCCTCGACAAGTGTCGAGGCTGAGAAGTGTTCATCATCATTAATCAAGGCGAACCGATAAAGTTTTACCATTAGCCTGAACAAAGGCGCTACCTTGGATCTTCTCTCGTGGCTGATTAATGATTTCAATTTTAGAGTCAGGCCACCCGTTCTTATAAAAATAAGGTTTAATGAAGTGATAGCGTAAATTACTCGGAACCTTAAAAGTATCTGACCCTGTTAACTGGTACATATAATCCGTCATCTGTGCTTCATCAACACTGACAACAACCTTGTCAAACTTCTCGGGATGATGGTAATAACCATTCCCTGCCGCTGATTCCATTATCTTTGCCATGGCAATACGACTATTGGTATAACCTGCATTGTAATCATGCATTTGGTAACTTAATGGGATAAACAGTAAAACCAGCAATAACGTTCGCCACATTTTATTATCAACCAATAAAATCAGCATGGTTAAGCCCAACGGTAAGGTGATTCCCGAGCGCAATGGCACTTGAACTCCTAATGGGATCACGCTGGCATAGATTGAAAATACGACCAATAAAACTATTAAACAGTATTTAAAATGATGCTTTAGCGCCCATAAAAATGTCCCTGCTAAGGGTACATACAACCAAGGACTTAATTGCGAAATATAGAGTGCATTACGCTCAAAATTTGCAGCACTTTTAATGATGTTTGACAATAAGCTTGCCATATCCGTCGAGGGTGTAGAACGACGCCAATCGGCAAAATGAATGAAACTCGCCTGATCAGAGAAAAAATAGGTGTAGGCATACACTAAACTATTAGCAACCGCATACCCCACTACATAACCCAGCATCCACATGAAAAGAAACTGTAATAACGCAGACCACCTCGCCTCTCTCAGCATTGGTAAATACAATAACGGTATTAAGAAATAAAAGGCAGGGTAAGTGGCAAATAATAAAATACCAGAAACGATCAACAAAGCTGAAGGATTAAACTTATCCTTCATATAGGCAAATACCGCCAACATTACACAACCAGGGATCAGCGTCATTGGCCATTTAAATAACATGGTGAAATAGGGAATATTTAACACCAATAAAGCCACACATAATGCCAACCATTTATCCTGGCGAACCCCTAGTGTTAACTTATAGGCGAAATAAAATAATGAAAGATTACAAACAATCACAGCCATAGAAGATGGTACAGCACGTAAACTATAAAACAGTGCAAAGTTAATCCATCGACCTTCCGAGACAAATTTCTCACTATAGCCATTCATATAAGGTAGAGCATCATGAGCGATATCTGACACCACCGACATATGAACGTTATACAAGGTTACCGCAAGTATCAGAAAAGCGATCACTCCCTTGAACATAAACCAGTAATCGACGGATTTATCTTCTTTTTGAAATAGGGAATAAAACTCACTCATTGACACACCTTGAGTAAAGACTTTTTGATAACCAAGATAATTCACCACCATCGAAACCGCTACAGCCAATACCTGGGCGATATATACCATCACTCCCGCATATTCAACTAAACCATAGATCGTAGCCGTAGAGCAGGCTAAAGAGGTTAAATTCACAATACAGAATGGTATAAATTGTCCAGATTTCTGCGCGCTGTTAAACACAAAGCGTTTATTTAACGTATAACTGATCAGCATTCCTATAAAATACGATAGAACTGAAGCGAGCAAATAACGATCGGATAGGTGATAAATCACAATAAAGGCTAAATAAGCTGATAAAGTATTCACTCCGCCAACCAAGCCAAAACGGATTTTTTGTTTTAGATCGGTATAAATCAAGTTATTTAGCAGTTTATTGGCTTTCTGCAGCATCAGATTCTCGGTTTTTCTTAATGATGTACAAAGGACGATTTTTAGATTCATTGTAAATTCGAGCAATGTATTCGCCTAAAATGCCAATAGAGATAAGTTGAACACCGCCCATAAAAAGAATCGAGATAATCAAGGATGTCCAGCCTGACTCCCAATGATCTGTCATTAAGCGTATATACACCGAATACAACAGCATCAACATCGCAATAC includes:
- a CDS encoding GtrA family protein — protein: MLQKANKLLNNLIYTDLKQKIRFGLVGGVNTLSAYLAFIVIYHLSDRYLLASVLSYFIGMLISYTLNKRFVFNSAQKSGQFIPFCIVNLTSLACSTATIYGLVEYAGVMVYIAQVLAVAVSMVVNYLGYQKVFTQGVSMSEFYSLFQKEDKSVDYWFMFKGVIAFLILAVTLYNVHMSVVSDIAHDALPYMNGYSEKFVSEGRWINFALFYSLRAVPSSMAVIVCNLSLFYFAYKLTLGVRQDKWLALCVALLVLNIPYFTMLFKWPMTLIPGCVMLAVFAYMKDKFNPSALLIVSGILLFATYPAFYFLIPLLYLPMLREARWSALLQFLFMWMLGYVVGYAVANSLVYAYTYFFSDQASFIHFADWRRSTPSTDMASLLSNIIKSAANFERNALYISQLSPWLYVPLAGTFLWALKHHFKYCLIVLLVVFSIYASVIPLGVQVPLRSGITLPLGLTMLILLVDNKMWRTLLLVLLFIPLSYQMHDYNAGYTNSRIAMAKIMESAAGNGYYHHPEKFDKVVVSVDEAQMTDYMYQLTGSDTFKVPSNLRYHFIKPYFYKNGWPDSKIEIINQPREKIQGSAFVQANGKTLSVRLD